Proteins from a single region of Haloarcula laminariae:
- a CDS encoding SWIM zinc finger family protein gives MHIDRETIENRSTDAVFERGRNYRDERRVQQLDRFDNLVTATVSGSNLYDVTVEFDGKRIDTRCTCPYDGSGDCKHVVAVLLDIAANPPQDESDRVEAVLDDVSTDDLRKFVCDALAKHPELRDQFLARFGDDYKSVDDYREEIAQLLEQHADPVVFEAIDFSRFFEIAEQYRDRNRYLAAATVYRAVFEEVDEKYNWIDGAYDHYAQTIQTALDGYTDCVLATNPTPEEFDTYAGVLEARATIEPRINDEQFWRALDHLEERYE, from the coding sequence ATGCACATAGATAGAGAAACAATCGAGAACAGGAGTACCGATGCGGTCTTTGAACGCGGGAGAAACTACCGTGACGAGCGGCGTGTTCAGCAACTGGATCGGTTCGATAACCTCGTTACGGCGACCGTCAGCGGCTCGAATCTGTACGATGTGACTGTCGAATTCGACGGAAAACGTATCGACACCCGGTGTACCTGTCCGTACGACGGGAGCGGCGACTGCAAGCACGTCGTCGCAGTGTTACTGGATATTGCCGCCAATCCACCACAGGATGAGAGTGACCGTGTCGAGGCAGTTTTAGACGACGTGTCGACCGACGACTTGCGTAAGTTCGTCTGTGATGCACTCGCCAAACACCCTGAGTTACGCGACCAATTTCTTGCTCGATTCGGCGACGACTACAAATCGGTTGACGATTATCGGGAGGAAATTGCGCAACTGTTGGAACAGCATGCCGACCCGGTCGTATTCGAGGCCATCGACTTCTCTAGGTTTTTCGAGATTGCCGAGCAGTATCGGGACCGCAACCGGTATTTGGCCGCTGCAACCGTCTATCGAGCGGTGTTTGAGGAAGTCGACGAGAAGTACAATTGGATTGACGGTGCCTACGATCACTACGCACAAACTATCCAGACCGCACTTGATGGATACACCGACTGTGTTCTTGCGACGAACCCAACTCCTGAGGAATTCGACACGTACGCCGGTGTGTTAGAAGCTCGGGCAACGATAGAGCCTCGAATCAATGACGAACAGTTTTGGCGCGCACTTGACCATCTTGAAGAGCGATACGAATGA
- a CDS encoding DHH family phosphoesterase: MSSPTGTDDGAEAPEGGAIVYDLAAGCTADDVDVGSRYLATVNGVVDYGVFVDLSDTVSGLVHDSNLAGSYEEGDTLVVELGEVRSDGDLSFEEIQLTDYEIEHVAHGTTATVDELADSTGDTVVVEGQVVQVKQTGGPTIFQVRDGTGVVPCAAFEEAGVRAHPDIEIDDIVRVSGRSEERNGGVQVEVDALSRLDGDEATAVEANLDDALEAAAEPADIDPLVEWPAFEKLWDDLRQVATELRKTVLEGRPIRMRHHADGDGLCASVPLQVALERFIADHYQDGDAPQHLLKRLPSKAPYYEMEDVTRDLNFALEDRTRHGQKLPLLLMLDNGSTEEDTPAYRNLRHYDIPVVVVDHHHPDPEAVEPLITEHVNPYLHDEDYRITTGMMCVELARMIAPDLTEELQHVPAVAGLSDRSEGEAMPDYLALAEEQGYDERALRDIGEALDYATHWLRYSSGEQLITDVLNVDCDDRDRHGELVDQLAEKAQRDVDQQLDAAMEHVDHERLDNGAHLYTIDVENHAYRFTYPAPGKTTGEIHDAKVAETGDPVITIGYGPDFAVLRSDGVRLDIPRYVTELTEEVDGGGVSGGGHLVVGSIKFVKGMRSEVVDALVEKMAEAELDEELASSSALPDDV; encoded by the coding sequence ATGTCTTCGCCAACTGGCACCGACGACGGTGCCGAGGCTCCCGAGGGGGGAGCCATCGTCTACGATCTTGCCGCCGGCTGTACCGCTGACGACGTCGACGTGGGTTCGCGCTACCTGGCCACGGTCAACGGCGTCGTTGACTACGGGGTCTTCGTCGATCTCTCCGACACCGTCTCCGGGCTGGTCCACGACTCGAACCTCGCGGGCTCGTACGAGGAGGGCGACACGCTGGTCGTCGAACTGGGCGAGGTCCGCTCGGACGGCGACCTGAGCTTCGAGGAGATTCAGCTCACCGACTACGAGATCGAACACGTCGCCCACGGCACCACCGCCACGGTCGACGAACTCGCCGACTCGACCGGCGACACCGTCGTCGTCGAGGGGCAGGTCGTCCAGGTGAAACAGACAGGCGGCCCCACGATTTTCCAGGTCCGCGACGGCACCGGCGTCGTCCCCTGTGCGGCGTTCGAGGAGGCCGGCGTTCGCGCCCATCCGGACATCGAAATCGACGATATCGTCCGGGTGTCGGGTCGGTCGGAGGAGCGAAACGGCGGCGTGCAGGTGGAAGTCGACGCGCTGTCGCGGCTCGACGGTGACGAGGCGACAGCCGTCGAGGCGAACCTCGACGACGCACTCGAAGCGGCGGCCGAGCCGGCCGACATCGACCCGCTCGTCGAGTGGCCCGCCTTCGAGAAGCTGTGGGACGACCTACGACAGGTCGCCACCGAGCTCCGGAAGACCGTCCTGGAGGGGCGCCCCATCCGGATGCGCCACCACGCCGACGGCGACGGGCTCTGTGCGAGCGTCCCGCTGCAAGTGGCGCTCGAACGGTTCATCGCCGACCACTACCAGGACGGCGACGCTCCCCAGCACCTCCTCAAGCGGCTGCCGAGCAAGGCGCCGTACTACGAGATGGAGGACGTGACCCGGGACCTGAACTTCGCGCTGGAGGACCGGACCCGCCACGGCCAGAAGCTCCCGCTCCTCCTGATGCTCGACAACGGGTCCACCGAGGAGGACACCCCCGCGTATCGGAACCTCCGTCACTACGACATCCCCGTGGTCGTCGTCGACCACCACCACCCCGACCCGGAGGCCGTCGAACCGCTCATCACGGAACACGTCAACCCCTACCTCCACGACGAGGACTACCGAATCACCACCGGGATGATGTGTGTCGAACTCGCGCGGATGATAGCCCCCGACCTCACCGAGGAGCTGCAACACGTGCCCGCCGTCGCCGGCCTCTCGGACCGCTCGGAGGGCGAAGCGATGCCGGACTACCTCGCGCTGGCCGAGGAGCAGGGCTACGACGAGCGCGCACTCCGCGACATCGGCGAGGCGCTCGACTACGCGACCCACTGGCTGCGCTACAGCTCCGGCGAGCAGCTCATCACCGACGTGCTCAACGTCGACTGCGACGACCGCGACCGTCACGGCGAACTCGTCGACCAGCTGGCCGAGAAGGCCCAGCGCGACGTCGACCAGCAGCTCGACGCCGCGATGGAACACGTCGACCACGAGCGCCTGGACAACGGGGCTCACCTCTACACCATCGACGTCGAGAACCACGCCTACCGCTTTACCTACCCCGCGCCGGGGAAGACGACCGGCGAGATTCACGACGCGAAGGTGGCCGAGACCGGCGACCCCGTCATCACCATCGGCTACGGCCCCGACTTCGCCGTCCTCCGGTCGGACGGCGTCCGGCTCGACATCCCCCGGTACGTCACCGAACTGACCGAGGAGGTCGACGGCGGCGGCGTCTCGGGCGGCGGCCACCTCGTCGTCGGCTCGATAAAGTTCGTCAAGGGGATGCGCAGCGAGGTTGTCGACGCCCTCGTCGAGAAGATGGCCGAGGCGGAACTCGACGAGGAACTGGCGAGTTCGTCGGCCCTGCCCGACGACGTCTGA
- a CDS encoding HalOD1 output domain-containing protein encodes MGNQQSFHYEPVEGEELSTAVVTAVAEAHDEDVIEQKWLISEDINTDALDGLFQDHQLKMTLQFEADTTTVTIIADEMGYPVIKVESHR; translated from the coding sequence ATGGGTAATCAACAGAGTTTCCACTATGAGCCAGTTGAGGGCGAAGAGCTAAGCACAGCTGTCGTAACAGCGGTAGCAGAGGCACACGATGAGGATGTGATTGAACAAAAATGGCTCATTAGTGAAGATATTAACACAGATGCACTTGACGGGCTTTTCCAAGACCACCAGCTGAAGATGACGCTTCAGTTTGAAGCCGATACGACCACTGTTACTATCATTGCCGACGAAATGGGCTATCCAGTCATCAAAGTCGAATCACATCGCTAA
- a CDS encoding MarR family transcriptional regulator has product MPVSLENHDPDLDLTPGTTKSDIVAFLYKNDEYGYSPRDIHDEIDIPHNTAKVTLKRLYDSDYLDKTLDGYYHARTDREDLYRYTAALDGVDRMFATYEEDATDEETAETSEMDSAALADEDIEDAVTIVDSDSGKEDL; this is encoded by the coding sequence ATGCCTGTCTCACTCGAAAACCACGACCCGGACCTTGACCTGACGCCGGGGACGACAAAATCAGATATCGTTGCGTTCCTCTACAAGAATGATGAGTACGGATACAGTCCACGAGATATTCACGATGAAATCGACATTCCACACAATACTGCGAAAGTCACACTGAAGCGCCTCTACGACAGCGACTATCTCGACAAGACCCTCGACGGATACTACCACGCACGTACCGATCGGGAAGATCTCTACCGCTACACTGCAGCATTAGACGGCGTGGATCGGATGTTCGCTACGTATGAGGAAGATGCAACTGACGAGGAGACGGCTGAGACATCCGAGATGGACTCGGCAGCACTCGCCGATGAAGACATCGAGGACGCTGTCACTATCGTCGATAGTGATTCTGGCAAGGAGGACCTATGA
- a CDS encoding winged helix-turn-helix domain-containing protein — protein MSDRDDHQEDDESEISALELGSDLEDPLDDLSDDTPSVDGFGDEESDTLAQDKIRRAVRKYGEDGITVSEIIEVTGLARNTVDKHLTRLRQLREVYRQKRNKQTYFYYPNGKPLHSFGKKRIEDGDTILDIQLAQGKNDDLYFHLTEKRFSLMEGETTEGAVIFPMSSLDEVFQKLQEFADEVDQ, from the coding sequence ATGTCTGACCGAGATGACCACCAAGAAGACGATGAGTCCGAAATATCTGCTCTCGAACTTGGTTCTGATCTTGAAGACCCACTTGACGACCTCTCTGATGACACTCCCTCAGTTGACGGATTTGGAGACGAAGAGAGTGATACACTTGCGCAAGATAAGATCCGACGAGCAGTTCGGAAATACGGGGAGGATGGAATCACCGTGAGCGAGATAATAGAAGTAACTGGTCTCGCGCGGAACACGGTCGATAAACACCTTACTCGCCTCCGTCAACTTCGGGAAGTATACCGCCAGAAACGGAACAAGCAGACGTACTTCTACTATCCCAATGGGAAGCCACTTCATTCATTTGGGAAAAAACGGATTGAGGATGGCGACACGATTCTGGATATCCAGCTTGCTCAGGGTAAGAACGACGATCTCTACTTCCATTTGACTGAGAAGCGATTCTCGTTGATGGAGGGTGAAACCACTGAGGGAGCAGTTATTTTTCCCATGTCCTCTTTAGATGAGGTCTTCCAGAAGCTGCAGGAATTCGCGGACGAGGTAGATCAATAA
- a CDS encoding recombinase family protein — translation MQVGCYVRVSTTGQNLDRQLSSTADYAQDELGAGLQDIETYRDKSTGTNTDRSGYQDLMDDVEANGLDAVVVHDITRLARSLQDLDRTVERVTSHNTEIHFVRDNLPPFMGEDDPMARLMLQMLGAFAEWEARVKQMNTREGIAARQENEDYHHGPAPLGFSKDDGRLVENEDYHDVVAALDMVQKEELSKRKAAERLDCARSTIGRALERTELYGL, via the coding sequence GTGCAAGTAGGCTGCTACGTACGGGTTTCGACAACGGGCCAAAATCTCGACCGACAACTATCTTCTACGGCTGACTACGCACAAGACGAACTCGGAGCGGGCTTGCAGGATATCGAGACCTATCGTGACAAGAGTACCGGTACGAACACTGATCGTAGCGGCTACCAGGACTTAATGGACGATGTCGAGGCCAATGGCTTGGATGCTGTCGTAGTTCATGACATCACGCGGCTCGCTCGCTCATTGCAAGATCTCGACCGAACCGTTGAGCGGGTCACCTCTCATAATACCGAGATCCATTTCGTTCGGGATAATCTCCCACCGTTCATGGGCGAAGATGATCCGATGGCCCGGTTGATGCTCCAGATGCTCGGCGCGTTTGCTGAGTGGGAGGCCCGAGTGAAGCAAATGAACACACGCGAGGGGATCGCTGCCCGCCAGGAAAATGAAGACTACCACCACGGTCCTGCGCCACTCGGCTTCTCGAAAGATGATGGCCGTCTCGTTGAGAATGAAGATTATCACGATGTTGTTGCGGCCCTGGACATGGTTCAAAAAGAGGAACTCTCGAAACGCAAGGCTGCTGAACGACTGGACTGTGCGCGCTCAACGATTGGTCGCGCTCTCGAACGGACTGAACTCTACGGTCTCTGA